TAGCAGGAATCAGGGAGGCTGGTTTTGTACACACACGTGTAAGGATGTGCACTTGGCCTCACCAGGGGTTACAAACCCAGTCACCTCTGGTGGTCAGACAGGGAATGGGCCTGGGGTGCCTGGAGAGAAAGCTCATGATGCAAGTGAGGGGATCCAAGCAGAAATGAGGGCCCAGTGGAACCAGATTTTCTGGACATCCCAACCAGAAAAACCCAAATGTGTATGTACTAGTCTCCCAATTTTGAATCATTGGCACTAACTTCACTGCTGCCAGACTGTGGCCTTGGCCTTGTGTGATGGACTCTCCCGTGTGCGTTATCACATCAGGCCTTCCTTGTGCTGGACACAAGCTGGTCACTgggccctgcccacccctctgCCAAGTGCCAGAGCCTGAGTTGGGCCGGAGAGGTATGCATTCCAGCTCTTCCACTTCCTGACTGCGGCCTTGATGGGACTCTGTCCTGTCAGCTGGAAAAGAGCCTCCCTTGCAGGCTCATTTTGAGAGTTAGGGGCCAGGCTCTAAAGACGAGCACAGAGGAAATATTCTTGCCTGTTGGCAGGAAGGAATGAGGTGTTGAGGGGACAGTACACAGGTCCCCTGGCTGTATCAACGGGGCGGCAACATGTAAAGCTGAGTATCGAGGATGAGGAGGTGTTTTGTCAGATGGAGAGGGACAGTGGGGCCTCCCTGAGGCAGGAACTGCAAAGGGCTGGTCCTGTTTGATGCACCCTTCAGCTTTGCAGGGCCTGACAGGTTCCAGAGCTTTCCCTGTGGGGGCCTCATCCCAACCTCTGGAGTTAATGAGTAGTCCCCCCAACTTCCCCCACCTTGGACccccagggagggaggagatCTGCCCCGCCTCCGCCTCGTTCCCCACTCAACTTCCTTCCTTAGGTTCTGGCTTCCCCTTTTTTCTCAGCAAGCCCCACCTCCCACTTAGGGGCTGTGTGGGGCCCCCAGAGCAAGGGCCTGGCTGCGTTCCAGACCCACCTGCCAAGCActggtggctggcttctttcatcGCTTCCTGGGAAGCCCTTGGGCCAGACCCCTCCCATTGGCAGCAGGGTGCAGTGAGAAGGTTGTGGTCACCTACCCCTTCAGCTTTGACATTTGGACaagtcccttcctctctctgaacctcagttttctcttcagtaaaatggAGCTGACAGTATCCTTTTTGAAGAGTAAATGAAGTCACACATGGGTAGGCACTGTGGGAATGGGttatggaaagaaacaaaactgaccTGCCTTGGACTGGGAGCCCCTGAAGGCAGGAACTGGATCAGAACCTCTTACCTGGCAATAGTGGAAGGAGAACTGGGCCCAAGACTGATTGgaattccccacccccaaccctgagccagccaggtgggaggaggaagcTGGGGAACCCCACCCTGAGGGAGcctgcctggagccacctggCTCAGAAGCCCTCTGACACTCCCACAACGCCCAAGGAGGAGCGAGATCCGTTTTGCAGagcagaaaactgaggcctgggctGCCTGCAGGCCAAACCTGTCCCTGGTCTCTGCCCTGAGCCCCAGTGCCAAGAAGAGGGTCAGACCCAGAGTGCGTGTGCGGAGGTAGCCCAGGCGCGCTGGACACCAGCAGCCCCTGGAATCGGGCTGCAGAGGTTTGACTCTGTCTCCCAGACAAATGGGGCAAATGACGgggcttctctgtgcctcagtttctttgtctgtttgaCTCCTAGGGTTGTGaatcccagcccagcccctccatCCCTCTGCCACTCCTGATGAGACCATGGGCTCTGGCAGTGACTAGGAGGCCACCTTCTGCCCCTGTGGGTCAGCAGCGATTGTCTGCAGGACCTGGCAGCACTGCAGGCCAGATCCAGGGAAGGTAGGAAGGCACCTCCTAGTTCTGTGGACCCCGGAGCCTCTGGTGTTTGGCTGTCAGCTTGGGCTGAGGCACGGGGGCGGGCCAGGGTGGTGGGGTGCAGGGCCCTGAGCTGTCCCCCTTCCCCAGTGGGCAGTGGCCTTGGCTTCTCTCCATGCTCTGTGAATGAGTGGCCCCCCCTCAGTCCTACCGAGGCCTCCTCTTTGTGGTGCAGCCCTGGCCACGAGGGCCGCCCACCTGCCCAGGATGAGCGCTTACCCTCCCAGCAGCCGCCAGCCCGACTGCCACACCTCCCCGTAGAGGAGCGCCGAGCCTCGGCTCCTGCCGGCGGGAGCCCCCGAATGCTGCACCCAGCCTCCCAACAGAGCCCGTTCATGGTTGATCTCCACGAACAGGTAGGCAGAATACCTttacctgccccccaccccatgttccccagcctctggcaagCTTGTCTGCAAAGCAGAAGTGGCAGGGCCCTGATTTCACCTTGCTTACTTAACTCATTGCATGTTTAGGGAGCGCCCTGCTTTACAGGTTGgtaaattgaggcccagagacaggAAGGGCCTGCCCTGGGGCCTGGTGGGTGCATGGTAAAGCTGGAAGCCTCTCCCAGGTTCCCAGAAGGTTCTTTCTGCCTTCTGGGGCCTGGGACGGGGGACAGTACTTCCGTAGATCCCAGCTAcagaagggaggggaggtggcCCAGTAGGACTCTCTCACCTGGGGAGTTGCGTGGCCAGGCTTCCTCCCTACAGTTCCTGGGTCTCTGCCCATAGGTGCACCAGGGACCCGTCCCTCTGTCCTACACAGTCACCACAGTGACAACCCAAGGCTTCCCCCTGCCTTCAGGACAGCACATCCCTGGCTGCAGTGCCCAACAGCTCCCAGCATGCTCCGTGATGTTCAGTGGGCAGCACTACCCGCTCTGCTGCCTCCCGCCCCCGGTGAGTGGGgcctccacctcccaccctcccacaccCCCCATCCCTGAGAAAGGCCCACACAGGCCAGGGGCAGAACTGCCAAGCTTACGACGCCCCTCCAGGCTGTCAGAGCGCCACCTGGCTCCAGGCTGCAGCCCTGCCCAGAAAAGCGTGTGTTCATGTGCAGTAAGAGCTTTTCAGGGCTCAGGGACCTCCCTGCATCCAGTGCCTGCCTGTGGTTTGGGGTGGTAACTATGGACCTTAAGAGTGTACTGTCCTGCCTGGGGGTGGTGTAGGCGAGGAATGGGTCCCCCCAAAGGCTTTCTGTGCGGACCTCTCGCTGGATGGAATGACCCCTGGACCTTATCACAAGCAcaggcccagcccagagcccaAAAGAACATTCTCCAGCCCCCCGCCCCTCTCTCAGCAGCTGATCCAGGCGTGTACCATGCAGCAGCTCCCGGTGCCCTATCAGGCCTACCCCCACCTCATCTCCAGTGACCACTACATCCTGCACCCCCCACCGCCAGCTCCACACCCCCAGCCCGCCCACATGGCGCCACTTGGGCAGTTCATATCGCTGCAGACCCAGCACCCACGTATGGTGAGCCTGGGCAATGGGGCCAATGCTGGAGGGGGTGGCATGGGGCCAGGGACTTCCCTGTCCCGGACCCCAGCTGACCCATCCTTGCCTCTTGCAGCCCCTGCAGCGGCTGGACAACGACGTGGAGCTGCGGGGGGACCAGCACCCCCTAGGGAGCTTCACCTACTCCACCTCTGGCCCTAGCCCAGGCCTGTCCCCATCTGTGCCCCTGCACTACCTGCCCCACGATCCCTTGCACCAGGAGCTGTCCTTCGGTGTGGTGAgtgccacccccacccaggctcTGGGGCAACGGGAGCCGGGCCGCCGGCTGACCTGTCCCGGCCCCCCTCCCGCAGCCCTATTCCCACATGATGCCGCGGAGACTGAGCACCCAGAGGTACCGCCTACAACAGCCGCTGCCCCCgccgcccccaccaccacccccgccaCCGTATTACCCCAGCTTCCTGCCCTACTTCCTGTAAGTACCAGCACATCTGCCCCCGAGCCATGCTGCTCTGTTCTCCTGGGGCCTCCCGTGGTTAGACCCAAACACAGCTGGTGGGGTCCAGGGGCCTCTCGGCTGTCTGGCACCCTCAGCAGACCACACTCACACATGCTCACGCTCATGCTCACACCCACCAGCTGGGCTCTCCCCTCCTACCATGCCCTGGGGCAAACACTGGGCCTCGGTGTGAACAGTGCAGAGCTCTGGGCTTTGTTTCATGAAGGGAGTCGGGAGCAGCTCTATGCCCTCACACCAGCTGACCTTGACCTTGGTCCCCTGTACCTGTCTCCCCTAGCTCGATGCTGCCAATGTCACCAACAGCAGTGGGACCCACCATCAGCCTGGATCTGGACGTGGATGATGTGGAGATGGAGAACTATGAGGTCCTGTGGGGTCCTGGGAGGTAGGAAATGGGGGGTCTTCTGGCCTCGGCCGCTGCTGACCGTTCCCTCCTGCCCATTTACAGGCCCTCCTGAGCCTGGCGGAGCGGCTGGGAGATGCCAAGCCCCGAGGCCTCACCAAAGCAGACATCGAGCAGCTTCCAGCCTACCGATTTAACCCAGACAGCCATCAGTCCGAGCAGACGCTGTGAGTGTCATGCCCCATCTCCTGCCCTCTGGGCGCAGATGGACTGCAAGGGGACCCCCCTCCAGGGGCGGGGGTGGCCTCATGCTCTGAGATGAGCCTTTCCTTGGCCATCAGTATGGAAGTGACGCTCTGCCGTCCTCCCAGGTGTGTGGTCTGCTTCAGCGACTTTGAGGCACGCCAGCTGCTCCGAGTCCTGCCCTGCAACCACGAGTTCCACACCAAGTGTGTTGACAAGTGGTTGAAGGTAACGCAGCCCAGGCCGCTCCTGGGCATTCCTCATGGTGAGGGAGGAGGTGGGCCTTGGGACTTCCCTCTTCATCCTGTCATCAACCACAAGTTCTGGCTGTATTCCAGGGACTGAGTCCCCACCAGAGGGGATGGGACAGGTGAGAATGGGGCCTGATATGTGGCTGCTCCCCACAGGCCAACCGGACGTGTCCCATTTGCCGGGCTGACGCGTCCGAGGTGCCCAGGGAGGCCGAGTGAGGCCCACAGCTGCCCAGGAGAACCCTGCCCGAAGCTCTGGAAACCCGGGGGGACCAGGGAGGACGAGGAGGGGATGGCCCAGGCCTGCCCCGTCGTTCCCGCCTGCATCTCCAGAGCTAGTGCCAGGGTCAGGCCTGAGAGAAGCCCCTGCAATAAGTCCCTGCATTTGCCAAGCTCCAAAGACTCCTTCCCCAGTCTGCCTGCCAGTCGACCTGCCACAGGGCTGCTTGAGTATCTCTGACTTTGGTCTCCCTCCCGTTTGTCCTCTGGCTCGTCTCCTTTTCCTGCCAGCACTGGGAGCCAGGGGTCGATTCCCTCAGTGTGGCTGGTGGAGATCCTTGGCCCCAGGATGGGCAAAGGGGACACCATCTTGGGTCACTTGGTCTCTTGCACTGAAATGGTGTGCTGTCTGCCCAGGTGGCACTGACAGGCTCGGACAGATGGTGGCATGAGGCCATTTTTACAGCCCCAGACCTGGGTCTTCCTGCCTTGACCCAGTCAGATTCAGGCTGCCAGCCTGGCCCATCCTGCTGTAAGGGGTACGTCTGGCTCCCTAGAGAACGCCAGGCATGACATTCCAGCCCTACCCCCAGGCTGGAGGGCATTGGAAGCAGTCTCCTGTACAGAGGCACAGGCCCTGAGCCAGGCGGCACATCCTGAGGGGCCTGGGCCATGCCGAGGACAGTGACCTTCTGTGTTCTTGGTGGCCACCCCTCCATGGCATTGACAGGAGCCAGACCCATGTCCTATCTCCCTTCTCTGTCATTTTGCATGAATGTGAggagcagcattttttttttttaattcatttggcCCAAAATTGTGTGTAGGATTTCGGGGTGTGGAGTTTTAAACAgtatggggttttttttgttttgttttttcttaaatgggGGGGTATAGGGACCAACCAGGACCAAGTGCCCAGAGGGGCAGGGAATGGTCCCGGGGTGCCACCCGGTCCGCATGCATGTGTGCGGCTGGGCCGGGCCGGGCGCCTGGTGGTCATGGGCAGGGTTAGAGGGTCTGTGCTCAGCTGATAACTGCCATGCACCGTACTGCACACGTCCCCAGAGCCTGCCGGGACCTTACGCTTTTCAgggcatttctctctctccagccagGGCCCATCTCACACCTGCCTGGGCGAATCTCCTCCAGGGAAGTCCCAAGAGGACAGGGAGCAGGAAGGGCGTGGGCCCCACTTCCAGAGGCCCCTTCCACCCTGAGCCCTGTCCTCCAAGGTCTGGAGGAGGCCCCCCTGTAGGGTCTGGCTGAGCTCCCCTTCCTCGCTCTCCTGGTCCCTTTCCTGTCCTACCCCCAGCTGGGGTTGCTGCCCCAAACGAACGAACCGCGTGTGGGGCCGGCACATCCTAGCAGGCAGCCCCTGGCGCCTGCTGCCTCAGGGATGCTCCATCCACCCTCGTTCTCGGCAGCAGCcctggctgccccctccccagcctgccaTAGGGCCCCATCAGCCTGGCCCCACCCCGTGGACAACCCAAAGTCTTACTGTACAGAACTCCAGGTGACGTTTCTATATTTATAGCAGTGTTGAAACCCCACCTGTTTTACACAGAGAACCATCTTCTCcaacccctcccttccccacccaacaAAAGGATTTCAAAACCCTCCGGTTCCTGGGGCAGGCGGAACAGGCTCTCGGATCGATCGTGTCGGCTGCAGCAGTGGTTCCAGTGAGCAGCTAtttcaggggggtggggggaacacaacatttaaaaaaaatcattaaaaaaagatttataaaacaattatttaagaTGTTTGTGATTTGCCGACCTTGCTATAGATGCCATGTTACCAATGATTTCCTGTGGTGGGGGCTTGTTACTGTTTACTCTTATTTACCAATTTCTGGCCTAGGCATGACAGTGCGCAGCATCCCCCAGCCTGGCTGGGCCCAGCACCTGTTCTGTGTTAgaaaggttttatatatatatatgtgtgattgcatatatatatactatacaagTATATGTAATTTGGGGGGCCCTGTTCCTTGCACATTTTACAGTTACCTCATTTTTCCCATGTATGTATTTGAGAAAATGctaatatatagagaaaaaaatggttCTTAAAGCTTAAATGTGTGGTTTTTTCCATTCCATTGGATTCACATTGGTTTGTAGCATTTAACATGACTAGtatgttgtattatatatatatgtgtatactgattgaaatttttaacagatttgtactttttttaaaatgaaagttgcTAGTTCTGCTTGACCAAGTAGtgcaatcattattttttttaatattgttgctGATTTCAGAGGGATATTCACTAATAAATGTATGACGTATATCAAGTATTGCCCAAGCTGCCTTTGGCTGCCTGTGTCCTTTGGTGGGACGTGGGAGTGGGGGGGCGTCCATCTGCCAGTGGGTAGGGAAGGCAGTTCTCTGCTGTGGAACCTTGAGGGTCCCTCCTGGCAGGAGTCGGCCAAGCCGTTTCAGTGAGAACTTCCTCTGCTTCACAACCAAAGGAGACAGGATTCCGTTGACAAGTGATGTGATTCTATCTAACTGGTTTGAGAAAATTGTCCCTGGTCTGTCATTTACATTTTGGAGGCAGGTTCTGCTTCGAGCATGACTGGGTTGGGCTCAACGTGCCATACGCGCCCTTCCTCTTACAACTTGGTTTCGAAGGAACTCTTGTGTGGTGGTTCTTGGTAACGTGAGCtcgtttttctgtagtttagcaTCATCTCCATAGGAAAACAGTTTATCCAGGAATTCTAACAATTTCTAGTGTGGAGTGTTGTTAGCCAAATCGGTACTTGGGTTGTGTACCCATCCCTGAACCCTGTGCTGCCGGCTGGGGCTCGAGCGGTGTGATAGGCCCGGCCTGCtacacacccacccaccctaAACTGACCCCACTGTGAGAACCAGAGCCCCTTATCCCCAGGCTCAGTAAGGACAAAGGGCCTGAGAGCCACCAAAGGAACCAGATTGGTGATGGTTGCATTCCTCTTATCCTTATGGTCTATAGTGCTGCTGGGATATTGGCTGACTTGTTAGCCTGTCAAAGCAGCATGGTCTGGAGCAGGAGCAGTGGGCTGGGGTGTGGAGACCCTGGGACCTTGTGTCTGTGACGCCACTATCTGTAGTCTTGGCCTTTAGGTCAAATGCAAATTAGGGGACAGAATCAGCTGAGTGACTCCCTAAGTGTGTTTCAGAAAGTCCTGTGGGAGCATGACGAGGTTTTTGGCGAAAAGGGCTctggtcaaataagtttggagaATCCCATGTAAAGTTAACAGAAGGCTGCATTTCAGGGCTTTTCTGGGCCTTGGTTATGTTGACATGGATTGTAAATCTCTAGGAGTGGGTACTATGGGCAGCATTTCCATTTGGCCACATGTAGGGCTCAAGTTGCAGTCTCTGGAGCACACTGGGACATGGTGGACTAGACCAGAGGTAGCAACTGAGTACCCCGGCCCTAGTCTGAGAAAATGGTCAGGTGTGGAAGTCTCGAGgctttttttcagtatttcaaaaagccaatgggaaagaaaaagcacatgatcatatcaactgATGCAAATGAAAATTGCCAAtattcattcatgataaaaactcagcaagCTAGGAATAGAGGGtgacttcctcaacttgataaaataACATCTCCAAAAAGCCCTACAGCTAACATTTAATTGTGTAAAAGATGATGCCTCTCACTGAGAGGGACAAGCCAAGGCTATCTGCTCTCACCGCTCCCATTCGTAGTGGAGGTTCTAGTCAGCACAATAAGACACGGAAAAGGAAACAGTTTGGCATACagatagaaaaaggaagaaataaaactccctatttgtagatgatatgaAGAAAATCTATGTAGAAAGTCCCAAGGAATCTACAACAAAGACTTCCTAGAACTTAAATGAGTTCATCAGGCCCTAGGATacatcaatatacaaaaattaattatattcctATATAGCACTGAGcgcaagaaaattgaaattaaaaacacaataatactgggggcggcccggtggctcaggcggttagagctccatgctcctaactccgaaggctgacggttcgattcccacatgggccagtgggctctcgaccacaaggttgccagttcaattcctcgagtcccgcaaggatggtgggcagcacccccggcaactaagattgaacacagcaccttgagctgagctgccgctgagctcccggatggctcagttggttggagcacatcatctcaaccacaaggttgacggttcgactcccgcaagggatggtgggctgtaccccctgcaactagcaacggcaactggacctggagctgagctgtgccctccacaactaagattgaaaggacaacaacttgaagctgaacggcaccctccacaactaagattgaaaggacaacaacttgacttggaaaaaagtcctggaagtacacactgttccccaataaagtcctgttccccttcctcaattaaaaaaatctaacaaaataaaccaataatACCATTTGCAATcacttaaaagagaaattaaacaatgtaTAAATGTAACAAAGCATGTTACAGAGGTTCTCCCTTATCTGGGGATGTGCTCCAAGACctcccaatggatgcctgaaaggGCAGATAGTGCTGAACCCCATATATACTATGGTTggtgtttttgtgttgtttttttacacacactttctctttggcagatccaaattgccagcatcacttttcttgcactttggggccattattaagtaaagtaagggtgacttgaacacaagtgATACTGCAACAGCTGATTTGATAACCGAGATggctaagtgactaacaggtggggaGCGTCTACAGCGTGGAGATGACGGAGAAAGGAATGAGAGGtgtcccaggtgggacagagtgggacggcgcgagatttcatcatgctactcagagcagagcgcaatttaaaacttatgaattatttatttctggaattttccatttactatttttggGCCTCAGTTGATGgttgggtaactgaaaccacagaaagtgaaaccatgggTAAGGGGGTACTACTACAAAGTAACACTGATAAAAGAAAGACCTACATAAATGGAGAAACGTCATGTTCTTGGATTGGAAGATTTAGCACAGTAAAGATATCATTTCTTTCCAAATTGAtctgcagatttaatgcaattcctatcataATTCCAGCAAagttttgtgtgtggttttttttgagatagacatgaatataaaatttatatgaaaaagcaaagaaaccagAGCAGCTAAGGCAATttcaaaaaacaagaacaaagtacGAAGAATCATAATAGCttattttaagatttactgtAGAGCTGCATTAATCAAAACAAgtataaatagatcaatggaacagagtaaaGAACCCAGATAGACCCATGAAAGTCCCAGCCTACtgattttttaacatttcatgaagaatagttttttcaacaaataatattaGTGTAATTAGACTTTTgtaagcaaaaaaacaaaaaaggaatctTGACCTAAACCTCACACTGTGTACAAAAATGGACTTAAAATGGATGATAGATTTAAAGgttaaaaactagaaaacttttagaagaaaacaagtgaaaatcTTCACTAGAACATAAGGCTAGGTGAAGGGTAGACATGACACTAaaacacaatccataaaagaaaaaaaacaataaactggACTccatcaaaaattaaaacaatttgcaagtcatatatctgacaaaggactcacAGCTCcgatatgtaaagaactctcaaaattcaacaacaacaaaaatatccaaTTGGAATATGGGCAAAAGGTatcaacatacttttttttttaaacaagactttattgggggaacagtgtgtacttccaggacttttttctttccaagtcaagttgttgtcctttcagtcttagttgtggagggcgcagctcagctccaggtctagttgccagttgctagttgcagggggtgcagttttttttgtttgtttgtttttggtttccttgcgggagtcgaaccagcaaccttgtggttgacaggacgcactccaaccaactgagccatccgggagctcagtggcagcttagctcaaggtgccgtgttcagtcttagttgcagggggcgctgcccaccatcccttgcgggactcgaggagttgaactggcaaccttgtggttgagagcccactggcccatgtgggaatcgaaccggcagccttcggagttaggagcatggtgctctaaccgcctgagcaaCCCAACCGGCCCCTCAACATACATTTTAACAGGATATATCTTGAGTTCAACAAtgttagccattagggaaatgcaaattaaaccacaataagattattacctatttttaaaacaaataataaatcgTGATAATATCAAATTTGAGCGAAGATGCAGTTTCCACGAGGGGGAACTAAGCCTCCGAGAGGCCCAGTCTAGGCCCAGGTAGAAAATCGCTCTCCACTCCTTCCTTCTCCAAGTTGGAGATTCCACTTTTGAAAACTCCTAATGGAGCCCTCCCTTCagtctcttcttccccttcccccaggctCCAGGGGCCCTTCCCCACTGCCACCTACAACTTCCAGGGCTTAAGAGGCAGTGGAAGTCCTCTGTCCTTTATGGGGTTTCTTGGGGGGCTGGCAGCCacagtagttttgttttttattttcccttttttatgaATGGGGAGACTGAAGTCAGACTGATTTCAGCTCCAAATAGAAACCTCCTTTGTCCTTTCAGGGGAAGGTAGATGATGTCAAAGAAATGGGTCTCCGCCCTTGTCTTTCCCTCGTCTCCATTTTCTCTGGCTTCCCTTCGGGAGAGGATGGAGGCAGGGGAAGACCAGTGTCCCCAGCTAGTCTTGCTCTTGTCAGCCCCATCTCTCCTTGTTCCCCTCTAGCCACCCCCAGTTTCTCATGGTTTTCACCCCTGCTGTgtgtgttccctctgcttggaagaCCACTCGCATTCCATGAACGCCCACCATGCTGCAAAGTTATCTCACACAGGAGCCTTCTGTTTTCTTGACTGTGAAACGGACTGCCTTCCTCACAGTTcctgctgaggaaactgaggccagaggctcagagagcagaGACGACTTTCCCAAGACCCCAGAACCAGATCAACAGAGCTGGGATCAACCCCAGGTTTGTCTGCCCTCAGCACCCTTTGCCCCTGAACAACACTGGGTTGCCTCAAATGCCTTAAGTTCTCCGTTTCCAAAGGCCAGCTCCCCTCTTTAGTGAACTTCCGCAGCCCCTCCCTCAAGCCCGAGCAGGCCACACTTCTACTCCTGGCCGGCTCTTCTCCACACCTCACCAGTGGTGATCCAGGCTGCTGGTCTCCCAGGTCTCTGTTTCTCTAGAACGAGGGCTGTCACACTCGCTACACTCCCAGACCCTAACAAAAGGGCAAGGACACAGCAGACATCAGCGAGTCATttctgaataaatgattgaataagtgAAGCAATCAATGAGCTGCTGGCAGGAAGGCCCCAGGGCCCAGGTGATCTTACATAGGCTTGCCCTCTCTTTCCAGTGTCCCCTCACAGTGAAATTAACCACCATGTCCATCTCCAATGATT
This Rhinolophus sinicus isolate RSC01 linkage group LG10, ASM3656204v1, whole genome shotgun sequence DNA region includes the following protein-coding sequences:
- the RNF44 gene encoding RING finger protein 44 isoform X2 translates to MRPWALAVTRRPPSAPVGQQRLSAGPGSTAGQIQGSPTEASSLWCSPGHEGRPPAQDERLPSQQPPARLPHLPVEERRASAPAGGSPRMLHPASQQSPFMVDLHEQVHQGPVPLSYTVTTVTTQGFPLPSGQHIPGCSAQQLPACSVMFSGQHYPLCCLPPPQLIQACTMQQLPVPYQAYPHLISSDHYILHPPPPAPHPQPAHMAPLGQFISLQTQHPRMPLQRLDNDVELRGDQHPLGSFTYSTSGPSPGLSPSVPLHYLPHDPLHQELSFGVPYSHMMPRRLSTQRYRLQQPLPPPPPPPPPPPYYPSFLPYFLSMLPMSPTAVGPTISLDLDVDDVEMENYEALLSLAERLGDAKPRGLTKADIEQLPAYRFNPDSHQSEQTLCVVCFSDFEARQLLRVLPCNHEFHTKCVDKWLKANRTCPICRADASEVPREAE
- the RNF44 gene encoding RING finger protein 44 isoform X1: MRPWALAVTRRPPSAPVGQQRLSAGPGSTAGQIQGSPTEASSLWCSPGHEGRPPAQDERLPSQQPPARLPHLPVEERRASAPAGGSPRMLHPASQQSPFMVDLHEQVHQGPVPLSYTVTTVTTQGFPLPSGQHIPGCSAQQLPACSVMFSGQHYPLCCLPPPLIQACTMQQLPVPYQAYPHLISSDHYILHPPPPAPHPQPAHMAPLGQFISLQTQHPRMPLQRLDNDVELRGDQHPLGSFTYSTSGPSPGLSPSVPLHYLPHDPLHQELSFGVPYSHMMPRRLSTQRYRLQQPLPPPPPPPPPPPYYPSFLPYFLSMLPMSPTAVGPTISLDLDVDDVEMENYEALLSLAERLGDAKPRGLTKADIEQLPAYRFNPDSHQSEQTLCVVCFSDFEARQLLRVLPCNHEFHTKCVDKWLKANRTCPICRADASEVPREAE
- the RNF44 gene encoding RING finger protein 44 isoform X4 — protein: MRPWALAVTRRPPSAPVGQQRLSAGPGSTAGQIQGSPGHEGRPPAQDERLPSQQPPARLPHLPVEERRASAPAGGSPRMLHPASQQSPFMVDLHEQVHQGPVPLSYTVTTVTTQGFPLPSGQHIPGCSAQQLPACSVMFSGQHYPLCCLPPPLIQACTMQQLPVPYQAYPHLISSDHYILHPPPPAPHPQPAHMAPLGQFISLQTQHPRMPLQRLDNDVELRGDQHPLGSFTYSTSGPSPGLSPSVPLHYLPHDPLHQELSFGVPYSHMMPRRLSTQRYRLQQPLPPPPPPPPPPPYYPSFLPYFLSMLPMSPTAVGPTISLDLDVDDVEMENYEALLSLAERLGDAKPRGLTKADIEQLPAYRFNPDSHQSEQTLCVVCFSDFEARQLLRVLPCNHEFHTKCVDKWLKANRTCPICRADASEVPREAE
- the RNF44 gene encoding RING finger protein 44 isoform X3, whose amino-acid sequence is MRPWALAVTRRPPSAPVGQQRLSAGPGSTAGQIQGSPGHEGRPPAQDERLPSQQPPARLPHLPVEERRASAPAGGSPRMLHPASQQSPFMVDLHEQVHQGPVPLSYTVTTVTTQGFPLPSGQHIPGCSAQQLPACSVMFSGQHYPLCCLPPPQLIQACTMQQLPVPYQAYPHLISSDHYILHPPPPAPHPQPAHMAPLGQFISLQTQHPRMPLQRLDNDVELRGDQHPLGSFTYSTSGPSPGLSPSVPLHYLPHDPLHQELSFGVPYSHMMPRRLSTQRYRLQQPLPPPPPPPPPPPYYPSFLPYFLSMLPMSPTAVGPTISLDLDVDDVEMENYEALLSLAERLGDAKPRGLTKADIEQLPAYRFNPDSHQSEQTLCVVCFSDFEARQLLRVLPCNHEFHTKCVDKWLKANRTCPICRADASEVPREAE
- the RNF44 gene encoding RING finger protein 44 isoform X5, with amino-acid sequence MLHPASQQSPFMVDLHEQVHQGPVPLSYTVTTVTTQGFPLPSGQHIPGCSAQQLPACSVMFSGQHYPLCCLPPPQLIQACTMQQLPVPYQAYPHLISSDHYILHPPPPAPHPQPAHMAPLGQFISLQTQHPRMPLQRLDNDVELRGDQHPLGSFTYSTSGPSPGLSPSVPLHYLPHDPLHQELSFGVPYSHMMPRRLSTQRYRLQQPLPPPPPPPPPPPYYPSFLPYFLSMLPMSPTAVGPTISLDLDVDDVEMENYEALLSLAERLGDAKPRGLTKADIEQLPAYRFNPDSHQSEQTLCVVCFSDFEARQLLRVLPCNHEFHTKCVDKWLKANRTCPICRADASEVPREAE